The Methylomusa anaerophila genome has a segment encoding these proteins:
- the rseP gene encoding RIP metalloprotease RseP: protein MLIATIIPIIAAIFVFGLLILFHELGHFITAKLVGMRVDEFAIGFGPKLVSRQVGETIYSIRIVPLGGFNKIAGMDPDEEQDERSFNTKPVWARMLVIVAGSAMNFVLPVILFFIVFVSAGVDTPSDQPIIGTVFHDRPAMLAGLVAGDRIIAVNGAKIDSWRQFVQVIQSNSGSKLVVNIERSGAKEFQTITVTPEYDTKAKRGIIGITPLIIHDQPEAFESLGLAFKQTYSIGGSMLVGIGEMLTGKAPADVAGPIGVAQMAGEVAQLGIIPLLQFAAFLSINLGLINLLPVPVLDGGHVVTLAVEGIRRKPLNKNHMQFIQMIGFALLLLLMIVATFKDISRWLEKLG from the coding sequence ATGTTGATTGCTACCATAATTCCTATAATTGCCGCTATCTTTGTCTTCGGGCTGTTAATTTTGTTCCATGAACTTGGTCATTTTATAACCGCTAAGCTTGTCGGTATGCGGGTTGACGAATTCGCTATCGGCTTTGGCCCCAAACTGGTTAGCCGTCAAGTTGGTGAAACAATATACTCCATCCGCATTGTGCCCCTTGGCGGTTTTAATAAAATTGCCGGGATGGATCCAGACGAAGAGCAGGATGAAAGGTCTTTTAATACTAAACCGGTTTGGGCCAGAATGCTTGTAATCGTAGCGGGATCAGCGATGAACTTTGTCTTGCCGGTCATTTTATTTTTTATCGTATTCGTAAGTGCAGGTGTAGACACCCCCTCTGATCAACCAATTATTGGTACAGTGTTTCATGATAGGCCCGCAATGCTTGCCGGTTTAGTTGCCGGAGACCGTATCATAGCCGTTAATGGCGCAAAAATTGATTCCTGGCGTCAATTTGTTCAGGTAATTCAAAGCAATTCAGGCAGCAAGCTGGTTGTAAATATCGAGCGAAGCGGGGCGAAGGAATTTCAAACAATCACAGTAACTCCTGAATACGATACCAAAGCTAAACGAGGTATTATCGGAATTACTCCCCTAATTATTCATGATCAACCCGAAGCATTTGAGTCATTAGGACTTGCATTCAAACAGACGTATAGTATCGGCGGCAGTATGCTGGTTGGCATTGGTGAAATGCTTACAGGTAAAGCTCCGGCAGACGTTGCCGGTCCAATCGGAGTCGCTCAAATGGCAGGCGAAGTTGCTCAGCTGGGCATAATTCCGCTATTGCAATTTGCCGCATTCTTAAGCATTAACCTGGGGCTAATTAATTTGCTGCCTGTCCCTGTTTTAGACGGCGGACATGTAGTAACTTTAGCGGTAGAAGGCATCCGGCGTAAACCGTTAAACAAAAATCATATG